The Priestia koreensis genomic interval ACCGCTTCTTCAATGTTAAAAATCTTCTTAAATAAATCCAATGACTCTACGGCATTGGGTTCTCCTGCTAGCTCTTTCGCATGAAGAATTGGATCTCGTAGCAACTGATTAATAATGCTCTTTGTATGCTTATTTAATACTTTTTTGTCACGCTCTGATAAGTGAGGAAGCTTCCGTTCAATGCTTTGCATCGTCTCACCTTGAATCGTTAGGGCTTTTTGACGAAGGGCAGAAATAACGGGCACGACACCAAGTGTGTTAAGCCATTGCTTGAATTCAACGATTTCTGCTTCAATCATCAATTCTACTTTTTCCGCCGCCTGCTGACGTTCTTGAAGGTTTGCTTCTACAATTCCTTCTAAATCGTCAATATCGTATAAAAAGACGCTCTCTAATTCATCAATCGCTGGATCAAGATCACGCGGAACCGCAATGTCTACCATAAACATCGGGCGGCCCTTTCGTGCTTTTTCTGCCTCTTTCATGGCTGCTTTTGTTACCATGTAGTCTTTGGCTCCAGTGGAGCTAATTAAGATATCCGCTTCTTCTAATGCTTCTTGTAAATTCTCGATCGGCTTCGCACTTCCTGAGAACTTCGCTGCTAATAGCTGCGCTTTCGCAAACGTACGGTTCACGACCGTAATTTTTTGCGCACCGCCGCCGTATAAATTTTGGGCTGCCAAATCGCCCATTTTACCGGCCCCTAAAATAACGACATGCTTGGACGACAAGTCTCCGAAGATTTTCTTCGCTAGCTCTACTGCTGCATAGCTGACAGAAACGGCATGTGCGCCAATTTCTGTTTCATGATGTCCACGCTTTGCTAATGTGACCGCTTGTTTAAATAGCTGATTAAATACCGTCCCAATCGTTCCATATTCTTGAGCCGTTAAAAAGCTCGAACGCACTTGTCCGAGGATTTGCGTCTCACCTAGAACCATTGAATCTAATCCACAAGCGACACGATATAAATGTTCGATCGCACTATCGTCTTCATAAATCGTTAAAAACGGAGAGAATTCTTCTTTGTCAATATGAAACCAGTCGGCTAAAAATGCCTTTACATAATAACGACCTGTATGAAGCTGGTCGACGACTGCATAAATTTCTGTTCGGTTACACGTTGATACGATAATATTTTCAAGTACACTCTTTTGTGTACGTAACACTCCCATTGCAGACGCTAATTCTGATTCATCAAAGCTTAGCTTCTCACGTATTTCAACAGGGGCGGTACGGTGATTAATACCTACTGCGATAATATGCATGTTTGCATACCCCCTCGTAAAGAACTATAGATTTTTTTCCTTCATCTATTATAACATGTTGAAAGAGCACTTTAATAAAAAAAATGTGAACAGTATATGAAATCCTGTGATAAGATAATTGTTATCTGTCCATTCGTAAAAATAACAGAATCGATCTTATTACTCAAGTTTCCTGTTTGAAGCTTTTGGAGGTACATATGAAAAAACAATCTGTATTTTTTGGCACACTTTTAGTTGGGTTTGGTCTGATTTTCTTCGCTAAAGAGTTTCACCTAGCCATTGGAAATGCACTCAATAGCTGGCCTAGCCTACTCATCATTATTGGGATTGCGCTTTTGGCACAGTCACAAAAAACAAATGACAATACATATACACTGACAGGATCAGTCTTAATTATTCTTGGCGCTCACTTTCACGCCGTGCATTATCTCCCATTTTGGCCGGATCAAAATGCGATGGTTTTACTTATGATTGGTATCGGATTTGTTGCCAGCTACCGACAGATAAAGATTGCCTTGTTCCAAGGAACAGTGCTTATTGTAGTAGCTCTCATCCAAATGTTTTGGGAGAAAATCCTTACATGGTCAGAAGTGTTCAAAACACAATTTACATCTTTCGGGAAATTTTGGCCCCTCCTTTTACTAGTTATTGGTTTGTATTTATTATTTTTCAAAAAGAAGTAAAGTATGTAAAAAAAGGTGGAACAGTTAACTGTTCCACCTTTTTTTACATAGAAATACACTTTTTACATGAAGCTCTCGATTGCTGCCCACGCCTCTTCTTTTCCTAGACCTGTTTCAGATGAGAATAGTACTACTTTATCTCCTTCTTCTACTTGAAGAGCAGAGTAGACGATCTTCATGTGCTTTTGCCATTTCCCTTTTGGAATTTTATCGGCTTTCGTCGCGATCAATATCACGGGAATTTCGTAATGCTTTAGAAAGTCATACATCATAATATCGTCCTTGGACGGCGGATGACGTAGGTCAACAATTTGTACAACAGCTTTTAACGGCTCGCGGTCCGTTAAGTACGTTTCAATCATTTTCCCCCACGCTTCTCGTTCCTTTTTTGACACTTTCGCAAATCCATAACCAGGAACGTCGACAAACATTAATTTTTGATCCAAATCATAAAAATTAAGCGTTTGTGTTTTCCCTGGCTTTGATGAGATACGAGCTAGTCCTTTACGACCAAGCATCTTATTAATAAAAGATGACTTTCCTACATTTGAACGCCCTGCCAAAGCAAACTCCGGAAGTCCACCTTCTGGATATTGCTCTGGGCGCACGGCGCTTATAACAATTTCTGAATGATTAATCTTCATTACTTCTCTCCTACTAGCGCATGCTTTAGTACCTCATCTAAATGAGACACCAGCACAATTTCGATTCGTTCACGAACACTGTCCGGAATATCCTCGATGTCCTTTTCATTATCATACGGAATTAAAATTTTCGTCAACCCCGCACGGTGAGCACTTAGTGATTTTTCTTTTAATCCACCAATTGGCAGCACGCGGCCGCGCAGCGTAATTTCACCAGTCATCCCTACTTCTTTGCGAATCGGTTTGCCTGTTAACGCTGAGATGAGCGCTGTTGCAATGGTAATACCAGCAGATGGACCATCCTTTGGAACGGCTCCTTCTGGTACGTGAATGTGAATATCATATTTTTCGTAGAAATTTTCTTCGATGCCTAATTCTTTCGCCTTAGAACGAACGTAGCTAAACGCGGTTTGAGCGGATTCCTTCATCACATCGCCAAGCTTACCAGTTAAGACAAGCTTGCCTTTTCCTGATGAAAGACTAACTTCAATCGCTAGCGTATCACCACCAGCAGCTGTATAAGCTAAACCAGTCGCAACCCCTACTTGATCTTCAAGTTCAGCTTGACCGTAGCGGAAACGTGGTTTACCTAAAAATTCTTCTAGACTTTTTTCTGTCACGACCACTCGTTTTTTCTCTTCGCTTACAATTAATCTCGCTGCTTTACGGCAGATTGATGCAATTTCGCGCTCAAGGCTACGTACTCCTGCCTCACGCGTATACAGACGAATTAATGCCATCAACGCATCATCACGGATTTGAAGCTGTGATTTTTGTAGACCGTGGTCTGCCAGCTGACGAGGAGCTAAATGACGCTTGGCGATCTCAAGCTTTTCTAACTCCGTATATCCCGCAATATTAATAATTTCCATGCGATCACGTAAAGGACCAGGAATTGTCGCCAGGTTGTTTGCTGTCGCAATAAACATAACGTTCGATAAATCGTATGGCTCTTCAATATAGTGATCACTGAAATTATGGTTTTGTTCTGGATCTAACACTTCAAGTAAAGCAGAAGATGGATCTCCTCTGAAATCATTGGACATTTTATCAATTTCATCCAATAAGAAGACCGGGTTAATCGTCCCTGCTTTTTTCATGCTCTGAATAATTCGGCCTGGCATCGCTCCTACGTATGTACGACGATGACCACGAATTTCAGATTCATCTCGCACACCGCCAAGAGATGCACGTACAAAATTACGATTCATTGAAGTCGCAATGGATCTTGCTAGGGATGTTTTCCCTACTCCTGGAGGCCCTGATAGACACAAAATAGGACCTTTCAGTGATTTCGTTAATTGCTGAACGGCTAAATACTCAAGAACGCGTTCTTTTACTTTTTCAAGGCCATAATGCTCATCGTCTAGTACTTTTTCTGCACGTTTGATATTTAAAATATCTTCCGTTGCTTCTGTCCAAGGGATGGTTACGAGCCAATCAATGTAATTGCGGATAACGGAGCTTTCGGCAGAACTCGCTGGGATTTTTTCATAACGATCAAGTTCACGTAGCGCAACGGCTTTTGCAGACTCTGACATACCCGCTGCTTCAATTTTTTCACGAAGTGTCGCTACTTCTCCCGTTTTTCCTTCTTTATCCCCAAGCTCTTTTTGAATGGCCTTCATTTGCTCACGAAGGTAATACTCTTTTTGAGTACGCTCCATCGATTTTTTTACACGTTGACCAATTTTTTTCTCTAGCTGAAGCACTTCTTTTTCATTTTGAATGAAGGAAATGACTTTATTTAAACGTTCTTTCACATCAAGCGTTTCCAAAATGTCTTGCTTACCAGGAATTTTAAGTGGTAAATGCGATGCGATAATATCAGCTAATCGCCCAGGCTCTTCAATATCGGATACCGTTGAGAAGGTTTCAGCTGACACTTTCTTAGAAATTTTTATGTATTGATCAAAATACTCAAGAAGCGTTCTCATTAAGGCACGATCTTCTAGGTCACCTTTGTACGCTTCGTCATACGTATCAATTTTAACTAAGAAAGAATCATCAACTTCGTCAAAAGACTGAATAAATCCGCGTTGAAGTCCTTCAACCAACACTCTCATTGTTCCATTCGGCAACTTAAGCATTTGCTTAATTTTTGCCAATGTCCCCATTTCAAACAAATCATTTTGGGAAGGGTCATCAATTCCCATATCTTTTTGCGCTACTAAAAAAATTAAATTATCGTCCACCATGGCTTTTTCAAGCGCTTGGACCGATTTATCACGACCTACATCTAAATGCAGGACCATTGTTGGATAAACTAATAAACCTCGCAGTGGCAGGAGGGGAACCAGCATTTCTTCACCGTTTGCCATCAAATGAACACCTCCAGATGTTTGATGAATGATTATGTATCATGTGAAATCTTTTACCAATTCTATCTTATTTGTATACACATGTCTAATCATAGTAATTACTTATTTTATCATACTTTAATTCGCAATTCTGCTTTTTGATTCGTGGAAATGTGCAAGATGAGCATTTCATAAAAAGGAGTCCTTTTCTAATCTATTCCTCTTTTATCGTAAAATTCTCATATGCCCTATTCTTATAGTGCGCTTTGTTTTCTTTTTTAACAATACTCGTACGTAAAAAATCTTTTTCTTTGGTACTTATGATCGATCTTCTTTCAAATAAAAAAGCAAAGCAGTTCTTCTATTCAGACAGAACCGCTTCACTTTCATCATTTTACTATGTTTACATGGATTCGGTTTTTGGAAATCCTTTTTGTTCTTTAAATTGTACCAGATGATCGTCCAGTTGCTGAAACGCAACCGCAAACACCTCATCCAAATGCTTTACAGGTGTCACCTCAATGTTTTTCAGCTCATTGACCATGCTGTTCATGTTCTCATGTGGAATAATCACATTTTGAACGCCTGCTTGCCTTGCTGCTTTGATTTTTGGAATGACGCCACCAATTGGTTTTACTTTTCCATGAAGGCTAATTTCTCCCGTCATGGCAACCGTATTTTTGATCGGAATTTCATAAATAGCCGAATAAATTCCTGTTGCCATCGCAATGCCAGCTGACGGTCCGTCGATCGGCACGCCGCCTGGGAAATTGACGTGAATGTCATATTCATCAGCCGGAACGTTCATCGATCGTAAAACCGTCACTACATTTTCAATCGAGCTTTTTGCCATACTTTTTCTTCGTACTGATTTACCTTGACCACCAATACTTTCTTCTTCTACGATTCCAGTAATGTTGATCGTCCCTTTTTCTTTTACCTTCATGGCCGTTACTTCAATTTCTAATAGAGACCCTGAATTAGGTCCATGAACAGCTAAACCATTCACAACGCCGATTTGCTCTTTATCATGGATTTTCGGATCATGACGAGGGCTTAATTGACTAGAGTGAACCACCCACTCAATGTCCTCATCTTTAATGTGCTGTCGCTCTTCTGAAATCGCTAATCCGGCACCAATTTGAACCATATTTACCGCTTCACGACCGTTTCGTGCATATGTAGACAATACTGTTAGCCCTTGATCACTCATCGTCATATGGACTTTGCTTGCAGCTTTTTGGGCTACTTCCTTCACTTCATCACGCTCTAACTCACGGAAAAATACTTCTAAGCAACGTGAACGAATCGCCGGTGGAATTTCATTAGGTGTTCGCGTCGTTGCACCGATTAATCGAAAATCGGCGGGTAGACCATTTTGAAAAATATCATGAATGTGCGTTGGGATTTGCGGGTTTTCTTCGCTGTAATATGCGCTCTCCATAAATACTTTTCGGTCTTCAAGCACTTTTAGCAGCTTGTTCATTTGAATCGGATGAAGTTCGCCAATTTCATCAATGAACAGCACACCTCCATGCGCGTTTGTAACTGCTCCCTGCTTCGGCTGAGGAATACCAGCTTGCCCCATTGCTCCAGCACCTTGATAAATTGGATCATGTACAGAACCGATCAGTGGATCAGCGATGCCGCGCTCATCAAATCTTGCCGTCGTGGCATCAAGCTCTACAAATACGGCGCTCTGCTTGAATGGCGATTTTTGATTCTTTTTCGCCTCTTCTAATACAAGTCGTGCCGCAGCCGTTTTTCCGACCCCAGGCGGTCCGTAAATAATGACGTGCTGAGGGTTTGGTCCGCAAATTGCTGCTTTTAAGGACTTAATCCCGTCCTCTTGTCCGACAATATCCTTAAAGGTAGAAGGACGTACTTTTTCTGCTAACGGCTCCGTAAGTGAAATGGAGCGCATTTTTCGAAGCTGATCCATTTCTTTACGTGATTCTCGATCAATTGAGACCTTTTGTGTACGCTGATTACGTAACAAGTTCCAAAAATACAATCCAATTACGATCCCGAAAAATAATTGGACGATTAACGCAATGTTAGTCCAGTTCATACGTAACCTCCTGCAAGCAATAATGTTTCATAATTATTGCTAGTATCTCCCTGCATGGATATGAATAAACCGACTTCCATAATATTTTCAAAAATAACGAATTTCTGGGCAACAAAAAAAGAGGCTGATTTCAATCAGCCTCTCTCCTATTGCATCATTTATGCAGATGTTTTACTGCCTTCTTCAACTGTTGAACCGTCTTCTAGTACTAATTTAGGCGTTGCTTGGTCTCGAACCGTTTCGCCTGTAATAATACATTTTACGATATCTTCACGAGAAGGTAATTCAAACATAATTTCTTGTGTAATACCTTCAATAATTGAACGTAAACCACGTGCACCTGTTTTGCGCTCAATCGCTTTTTTCGCAATTTCTTCTAATGCTTCTGGTTCAAACTCTAGCTCTACGCTATCAAGTTCAAGCATTTTTTGATATTGCTTTACAAGTGCATTTTTCGGTTTTGTTAAAATCTCAATTAGCGCTTCTTCATCTAACTGTTCAAGGTTAGCAATTACCGGTAAACGACCGATGAACTCAGGAATTAATCCAAATTTCAATAAGTCTTCAGGTAATACTTTTGAAAGAAGTTCTTTGTCTTCGATTTCAGCTTGTTTCGCTTCAGAGCCAAATCCAATTACTTTTTTACCTAGACGGCGTTTAATAATTGGTTCAATCCCATCAAATGCCCCGCCGCAAATGAACAAGATATTTGTTGTATCGATTTGGATGAACTCTTGATGAGGATGCTTTCTTCCACCTTGTGGCGGTACGCTTGCAACAGTACCTTCTAAGATTTTAAGAAGCGCTTGCTGAACCCCTTCACCTGATACATCACGTGTAATAGATGGGTTTTCAGATTTACGTGCTACCTTATCAATTTCATCGATATAAATGATTCCTTTTTCAGCTTTTTCAACGTCATAGTCAGCTGCTTGGATTAGTTTTAGAAGAATATTTTCGACATCTTCCCCTACGTAACCAGCTTCTGTTAGAGACGTTGCGTCTGCAATCGCAAATGGTACATTAAGAATACGAGCTAAAGTTTGAGCAAGTAATGTTTTACCGCTACCAGTTGGCCCGATCATCGCAATGTTACTTTTCGCTAGTTCAACATCATCAATTTTGCTGTTTGAATTGATGCGTTTGTAATGATTATATACGGCAACAGAAAGAGCACGCTTCGCTGCATCCTGTCCAATTACGTATTCATCTAGGATTTCACAAATCTCTTTTGGTTTTGGAACATCCTTGAATTCTACTTCTTCTTCTGAACCAAGTTCCTCTTCGACGATTTCCGTACAAAGCTCAATGCACTCATCACAGATATACACTCCTGGACCTGCTACTAGCTTGCGAACTTGGTCTTGCGTTTTTCCACAGAAAGAGCATTTTAACTGCCCTTTTTCATCGTTAAACTTAAACATAATTTCACCCCTTATGGATTTTGTAACATGCTTTAAGTAAATTCCCATCCATTTCATGAGCCGGTAGAATGAATGTACTATTTTCAAATGCAAAATGCATGATCGTACTGACGGGGATACACATTTGTACTGCATTTTAACATAAAAAAAATAGCATGGGTACTAAAAGGTCTTCTATGTATTTAACAAATTCAATAGTGCTTTTGTAAAACAGCGGTTATGTAAATTCATTCTAATACCTAGCCCTTCATGAAACAAGAAAATACTGATGTATCAATGAAAATCTTTCGAAAACATTGTTGTAATGGTATAAAACAAGGCCCGATCGCATCGCGCCTTGTTTTACTATTTATTATTATGCAACAGTTTTGCTGTTTTCTACAAGAAATTCGATTGCTTTGCGGATTTTTAGGTCCTCTTTAAGAGAATCTAGGTTTCCACCAAGCATGCTCTTTAATTGTTCGACAGATACGTTATACATTCCTGCCATGTTTTCTAATTCTTTGCTTAGCTCGCTGTCATCTACAACAAGGTTTTCAGCTTGAGCGATTGCGTCTAATGTTAAGTTCATTTTCACGCGTTGCTCAGCGTCTGGCTTCATTTGCTCACGAAGAGCTGCTTCGTCTTGACCAGAGAACTGGAAGTAAAGCTCAAGGTTTAGACCTTGCATTTGAAGACGTTGTTCGAATTCTTGAAGCATGCGGTTAACTTCGCTTTCGAACATTACTTCTGGAATTTCAACTTCAGCGTTTTCAGCTGCTTTTTCAACTAAAGCGTCGCGAAGAGCTGTGTCAGCTTCGTTTGTTTTTTCTGTTTCTAGTCTTTCTTTTGTTTTCGCTTTTAATGCATCAAGAGTTTCAACTTCTTCGTCTACATCTTTTGCGAACTCATCATCTAAAGCTGGAAGTTCTTTTGCCTTGATTTCGTGAACTTTTACTTTAAATGTAGCTTTTTTACCAGCTAATTCTTCAGCATGATACTCTTCTGGGAATGTTACTTCAACTTCTGTATCAACGCCAGCTTCAGTACCAACTAATTGCTCTTCGAAACCAGGGATGAATGTGCCAGAACCTACTTCTAATGAGTAGTTTTCGCCTTTTCCGCCTTCGAATGCTTCGCCATCAACGAAACCTTCGAAATCGATTACAGCTGTATCGCCATCTTCAACTTTTCCGTTTTCTTTTACAACTAATTCAGCGTGACGCTCTTGAAGAGTTTTTAGTTCGTTCTCTACATCTTCGTCAGTTACTGTTGCATCTAATTTTTCTACTTCAAGGTTTTTGTATTCGCCTAATTTAACTTCAGGTTTTACTGTTACTTTTGCAGTGAATACAAGAGTTTTTCCTTGTTCGATTTGTTCTACATCGATTTCTGGACGATCAACTGGCTCAATTCCAGTTTCATCGATTGCAGCACCGTATGCATCAGGTAATACAAAATCTAATGCATCTTGGTATAGTGATTCTACACCGAAACGTTTTTCAAATAATGAACGTGGCATTTTTCCTTTACGGAAACCTGGAACGTTAATTTGTTTAACCACTTTGTTAAAAGCTTTATCTAGCGCAGCGTCAAATTGAGCTGCTTCTACTTCTACTGTTAAGACACCTTGGTTGCCTTCTTGTTTTTCCCATTTAGCAGACATGTATGTTTCCCTCCAAAATTCAAGTTTTAAAATTAGTTACAGATATCGAAAATAGCTCGTCCTAGTGGGACAAGCCATCATCTATCTAATTTCCTACTGTAAAACAGATAGGAAGAGACTGTAAAGAAATAAATTACTTTACGATAGACAGCTGTACAGTTTACAACCACTATATTATACCATACAAGGTCGATGTTTCAACCAATCTTATTACATTTCAATGGATGAAATTTCTTCAATTTTTTTAATGTCATCGATTACTTGTTGCAGCGCGGATAAACGCAAATTATACTGAGAAGCCACGTTCTCCATTTCGTCCTCCTGCCCTTGCATTTCAAGAGCTGCGTAGTGGACAGCCGCCACCCAGACGTTTTGCTCTCCTTTTTGAGGATAGAAAGGAAAGAGTAGAAACAAATATCGTTGCCAAATCTCAAGCGCAAATGACAGAAGCGTTGGATCATTACTTTCCAATTGCTCCTCAAGGCGTGATTGAACGTGAGCTGAAAAGGTATCTAACTCACTCATATCCATCTTAGAAGGATTGAACGTAGCCTTATATGTAAATTTACACACTTCTATATTTGCATCAATTTGCTGCTCTGCTAAAAGCTTAAACAGCATCGTTTTTACGATTGGATGCACGCTCTCTTCCTTGAGCATTTTTTCAAAGAGCTGGAGATGTTTGTTCACATCAACTTGATACAGTGCTTGCACAACGTCTAACTGCTGATTCACATTCCCGTTTTCCAACATGAGACGAAGCTCTTCATCTTGGTCATGTTCATCAACTGGTTCTGGCATGTCAGGTAGTTCTTCTACTCGTGTTTGACAAAATTGAAGAAGGTTATGTAAATGGCTCGCATGTTCAAAAGGTACCTGCTGTTCATCAAACACCGCCTGTAGCAGCGTAGCTCCTTCTTCATAATCACCATTTTGCACTAAAATCATGAGATGAATTTGCAATACTTGATAGTAATCGCCAATTCCCTCCTGAAGCATACGCTTGCTATGATGTTTTGCCGTTTTTATATCACCCAGCTCAAATGAACAAATAACAAGACCTAGTGCACCTTCATGATGTTCAGGATCTAGTTCATGGACTTGTTGAAGCAACGGCAACGCTTCTCGATAATCTTTTTCCTTCATTAACATTGTCGCTTTTTCGACTAACCTTTCCTTTAAATGAGGAAAGGCGATAATGTTTTCTGTTTCTCTTTCCTTGCGCATGACTTCTCCCCGCTTCACTGCATTTGCTTAACAGTGTAGCAAGGAATATGAGCAATTACAAGAATTCACATTTCCAAGTAGGAAAAAGAGCATAGAAAAAAGGTGACAAACATTGCCACCTTTCTTTTTACCTTGCCTCATAAGCGACAATATCTTCATCGAATGAGAGCGTATAGCCAATCTCATCTAGTCCCTCGAGGAGCATTCGTTTCCAGTGTGGATCCACTCTGAACGTACGAACAAATTCCGCACCGTCCGTAACGATTTGTTTCTCTAAATCAACGGTTACTGTAAAGTCCTCTTGCTCTGCATTTTTCAGTAGCACCGTTACATCCTCATCTGATAAGGCGATTGGAAGCATCCCATTTTTCAAGCAATTTTGATGAAAAATATCCGCAAACGAAGGGGCAATAATGACCTCAAAGCCATAATCCAACAAAGCCCAAGGTGCATGTTCTCTTGAAGACCCACAGCCAAAGTTTTCTCTTGCTACTAAAATGCTTGCACCTTGATTAGCAGGCTGATTTAGTTCAAACTCCTCGTTCTGCGCTCCATCAGCTCTGTAGCGCCAATCATAAAATAAAAATTGTCCGAACCCTGTTCGTTCAATACGCTTTAAAAACTGCTTTGGAATGATTTGATCTGTATCTACGTTTGCACGGTCTAGACCGGCAACTTTTCCTGTATGAACGGTAAATGGTTTCATCTCGGTCTCCTCCTTATGCTAGTACAGCTTCCTCTAATTT includes:
- the leuD gene encoding 3-isopropylmalate dehydratase small subunit codes for the protein MKPFTVHTGKVAGLDRANVDTDQIIPKQFLKRIERTGFGQFLFYDWRYRADGAQNEEFELNQPANQGASILVARENFGCGSSREHAPWALLDYGFEVIIAPSFADIFHQNCLKNGMLPIALSDEDVTVLLKNAEQEDFTVTVDLEKQIVTDGAEFVRTFRVDPHWKRMLLEGLDEIGYTLSFDEDIVAYEAR